Proteins encoded together in one Vicia villosa cultivar HV-30 ecotype Madison, WI unplaced genomic scaffold, Vvil1.0 ctg.000666F_1_1, whole genome shotgun sequence window:
- the LOC131630283 gene encoding uncharacterized mitochondrial protein AtMg00820-like, giving the protein MADYETGEGLSEEENMYAMMMVTENDPISFAEAVKSKKWKHAMEAEMEAIEKNQTWKLADLPKDAKPIGVRWVFKTKLNENGDVEKHKARLVVKGYAQRYGVYYTEVFAPVARLDTIQTILAVAAQCGWEVFQLDVKTLCFMVNSRRK; this is encoded by the coding sequence ATGGCGGACTATGAAACAGGAGAAGGCCTCTCGGAAGAAGAAAATATGTATGCAATGATGATGGTAACAGAGAATGATCCAATTTCATTTGCAGAGGCAGTAAAAAGCAAGAAGTGGAAACATGCTATGGAAGCAGAAATGGAAGCTATAGAGAAGAACCAAACATGGAAACTGGCGGATTTGCCTAAGGATGCCAAGCCTATTGGAGTTAGGTGGGTCTTTAAGACCAAACTTAATGAAAATGGGGATGTTGAGAAACATAAAGCGAGATTGGTAGTTAAGGGTTATGCACAACGATATGGAGTTTATTACACCGAAGTATTTGCACCAGTAGCAAGGCTCGATACCATTCAAACAATACTTGCAGTAGCAGCACAGTGTGGCTGGGAGGTTTTTCAGCTTGACGTAAAAACGCTTTGCTTCATGGTGAACTCAAGGAGGAAGTAA